In Meiothermus ruber DSM 1279, the following proteins share a genomic window:
- the mgsA gene encoding methylglyoxal synthase, translating to MKALALIAHDGKKADMVSFAKDHKDLLARFPLVATGTTGRMLEEKAGLAVTRLLSGPLGGDQQIGAMVAEDKVLAVVFLRDPLQAQPHEPDVQALMRVCDVHNVPLATNLTAAEAVLAWLQSELSANERQENH from the coding sequence ATGAAAGCACTGGCCCTCATTGCACACGACGGCAAGAAAGCCGATATGGTGTCGTTTGCCAAGGATCACAAAGACCTCCTGGCACGCTTTCCGCTGGTGGCCACCGGCACCACCGGGCGAATGCTGGAGGAAAAAGCTGGCCTGGCCGTAACCCGCCTGCTTTCGGGGCCTTTGGGCGGCGATCAGCAGATCGGGGCTATGGTGGCGGAGGACAAGGTGCTGGCGGTGGTTTTCCTGCGCGACCCCTTGCAGGCCCAGCCGCACGAACCCGATGTGCAAGCCCTGATGCGGGTATGCGACGTGCATAACGTACCCCTCGCCACCAACCTTACCGCTGCTGAAGCCGTGCTAGCCTGGCTGCAGAGCGAGCTGTCCGCCAACGAGCGGCAGGAAAACCACTAG